A genomic region of Ensifer adhaerens contains the following coding sequences:
- a CDS encoding c-type cytochrome yields the protein MGRRTRKLISGLVVLGVVGGAAFWWLTKPAPWSASHWEGLGEPDLANGEQVFWAGGCASCHAKQGAEGDARLVLAGGAPLKSPFGTFHAPNISPDETAGIGAWTLAEFGNAMTRGVGRNGEHLYPSFPYGSYTRMTAKDVNDLWGYMKTLPKSTDVAPPHDLPFPYNMRIALGGWKLLFLTDKPRAGVDGNDPKLTRGQYLVEGPGHCGECHTPRNAIGGFEPEQWLAGAPNPEGQGRIPNITPGSKSIGGWSASDIASYLETGFTPEFDSVGGSMVEVQKNMAKLTPADREAIASYLKAIPAL from the coding sequence ATGGGTCGTCGCACGAGAAAGCTGATATCAGGTCTTGTGGTGCTGGGCGTCGTCGGCGGAGCAGCCTTCTGGTGGCTGACGAAGCCGGCGCCATGGAGTGCCTCCCACTGGGAAGGGCTCGGTGAACCGGATCTCGCCAATGGCGAACAGGTCTTCTGGGCGGGCGGCTGCGCGAGCTGTCATGCCAAACAGGGCGCCGAAGGCGATGCGCGCCTGGTCCTTGCCGGCGGTGCGCCGCTGAAGAGCCCGTTCGGAACCTTCCATGCGCCGAACATCTCGCCGGACGAGACCGCCGGCATCGGCGCGTGGACACTTGCCGAGTTCGGCAACGCCATGACCCGCGGGGTAGGGCGCAATGGCGAACATCTCTACCCCTCGTTCCCCTATGGCTCCTACACGCGAATGACGGCGAAGGACGTCAACGACCTCTGGGGCTACATGAAAACCCTGCCAAAGAGCACCGACGTGGCGCCGCCGCACGACCTGCCTTTCCCCTACAACATGCGGATAGCGCTCGGTGGCTGGAAGCTGCTGTTCCTCACCGACAAGCCGCGCGCCGGCGTCGACGGCAATGATCCGAAGCTCACGCGCGGCCAGTATCTCGTCGAGGGACCGGGCCATTGCGGCGAATGCCACACGCCGCGAAATGCAATTGGCGGCTTTGAGCCCGAGCAGTGGCTTGCAGGAGCGCCAAACCCGGAAGGCCAGGGCCGCATCCCCAACATCACGCCCGGGTCCAAGAGCATCGGCGGCTGGAGTGCATCGGACATCGCCTCCTATCTGGAAACCGGCTTCACGCCGGAATTCGATTCCGTCGGCGGCTCCATGGTCGAGGTGCAGAAGAACATGGCGAAATTGACGCCGGCCGACCGGGAGGCGATCGCGAGCTATCTCAAGGCAATCCCGGCGCTCTGA
- a CDS encoding DUF1697 domain-containing protein, with the protein MPVHVALLRAVNVGGTGSLPMADLKAICEGLGFADVKTYIQSGNVLFRSDLPAAAVAAMLDSALQEKLGKAPGVMIRTGAQLQVIADQAPFPNARPNLLLVVFLREPAPADALDKLVAPDGEEAQVAGAEIYIHFPNGSGRSKFKLPAAKAGTARNLNTVRKLATLALEMEG; encoded by the coding sequence ATGCCCGTCCATGTCGCCTTGCTGCGTGCCGTCAATGTCGGCGGCACAGGATCGCTTCCGATGGCCGACCTCAAGGCGATCTGCGAGGGGCTCGGCTTTGCCGACGTCAAGACCTACATTCAGAGCGGAAACGTGCTGTTCCGCTCCGATCTGCCGGCGGCGGCAGTAGCCGCGATGCTGGACAGCGCCCTTCAGGAAAAGCTCGGCAAGGCGCCGGGCGTGATGATCAGGACCGGCGCGCAATTGCAGGTGATCGCCGATCAGGCCCCCTTCCCGAACGCCCGTCCCAATCTGCTGCTGGTCGTTTTCCTGCGTGAGCCGGCGCCGGCCGACGCGCTCGACAAGCTCGTGGCGCCCGATGGCGAAGAAGCCCAGGTTGCCGGAGCCGAGATCTATATCCACTTCCCGAACGGTTCCGGCCGCTCGAAGTTCAAGCTGCCGGCCGCAAAAGCCGGCACCGCGCGCAACCTCAATACGGTGCGCAAGCTCGCCACCCTGGCGCTTGAGATGGAAGGCTGA
- a CDS encoding DJ-1/PfpI family protein, which produces MRLAIVLCEGFADWECALLMAAARTHLGIDIDVATADGARVTSMGGLDVSAHLSVDALDPAGFDGLVICGGSIWETREAPDLSATIRAFDRDRRVLAAICGGVNALATSGLLNSIDHTGNSAESLAALPGYHGRQRYRSQPQALRSGHVVTAAGTAPISFAGEILHGLGLGSAELDGFLALYGHEHQVNERASVG; this is translated from the coding sequence ATGCGTCTTGCGATCGTGCTCTGTGAAGGCTTCGCCGATTGGGAATGTGCGCTGTTGATGGCGGCAGCGCGTACGCACCTCGGTATAGATATCGACGTCGCCACCGCCGACGGTGCGCGGGTGACGTCGATGGGCGGGCTCGACGTCTCGGCGCATCTCTCCGTCGACGCGCTCGATCCCGCAGGCTTCGACGGGTTGGTGATCTGCGGCGGATCGATCTGGGAGACGCGTGAGGCTCCCGATCTCTCAGCAACGATCCGTGCTTTCGATCGCGACAGGCGCGTGCTCGCAGCCATTTGCGGCGGCGTCAACGCGCTCGCCACAAGCGGACTTCTCAATAGCATCGACCATACCGGCAACAGCGCTGAAAGCCTTGCAGCGCTGCCCGGCTATCACGGCAGGCAGCGCTACCGCAGTCAGCCACAGGCGCTGCGCAGCGGCCATGTCGTCACCGCTGCCGGAACTGCGCCGATCAGTTTTGCCGGCGAGATCCTGCACGGCCTCGGCCTCGGCTCGGCGGAACTCGACGGCTTCCTCGCGCTCTACGGACACGAGCATCAGGTGAACGAACGCGCCAGTGTCGGCTAG
- a CDS encoding glucose/quinate/shikimate family membrane-bound PQQ-dependent dehydrogenase, producing the protein MLILTAIVFALIGLVLGGGGVKLLMLGGSPFYLVIGIGFLLTAVLLFKRKSAAIWLYAFMILGSLGWAISEVGFDWWQLGPRGGVIVLLGLWLLLPSVRRPLGFESPTGERYAVSAWPLAIAVLLAIGVAGYALTLDPHDIRGDLPSNVVAADPPLGGSVPPGEWHQYGRTPFGQRYSPLDQITLDNVANLRVAWQYQTGDVKRPEDVGETTYQVTPLKVKDTLYACTPHNWAIALDAATGEEKWKYDSNSGMNPDRQHQTCRGVTYWSDPTAAPGSPCAERVYLPTSDARLIALDATNGSVCTSFADNGVLKLETGMKYNPAGYYYSTSPPVAVAGKLIIGGAVNDNYSTQEQSGVIRAFDINTGALIWNWDSGNPDVTTPLPEGQTYTTNSPNSWSVFSYDEALGLVYIPMGNQVPDQLGMGRSEHVEKYSSSIVALDINSGAVRWVRQTVHHDLWDMDVPAQPALLDITKEDGTVVPALVGPTKQGDIYVLDRRSGEPIIPVEEVQAPGGAIREDFTAPTQPVSGLTFMPAPLREKDMWGVTLFDQLACRIEFRSLKYEGRYTPPSLEGTLVYPGNFGTFNWGSVAVDPERQVMFGMPTYLAFTSRLVPRDQVPPKGQDEKGSEQGLNRNDGAPYGVFMGPFLGPLGIPCQAPPWGYVAGADLRAGKIAYKHKNGTVEDMTPLPLPFKVGVPGIGGPMITKGGVAFLGAAVDDYLRAYDLTTGRQLWEARLPAGGQSTPMSYAVGDKQYVLIVAGGHGSVGTKPGDYIIAYTLP; encoded by the coding sequence ATGCTCATCCTGACAGCCATCGTGTTCGCTCTCATCGGCCTCGTGCTCGGCGGCGGCGGGGTCAAACTGCTGATGCTTGGCGGCAGCCCCTTTTATCTCGTCATCGGCATCGGTTTCCTGCTGACGGCCGTACTCCTGTTCAAGCGAAAATCGGCAGCGATCTGGCTCTATGCGTTCATGATCCTTGGCTCGCTCGGCTGGGCAATCTCGGAGGTCGGCTTCGACTGGTGGCAACTCGGTCCGCGCGGAGGCGTCATCGTGCTCCTGGGGCTCTGGCTGCTGCTGCCTTCCGTCCGTCGGCCGCTCGGCTTCGAGAGCCCAACGGGCGAACGCTATGCGGTGAGCGCCTGGCCCTTGGCGATTGCCGTACTCCTCGCGATCGGTGTGGCCGGATATGCACTGACGCTGGATCCGCACGATATCCGCGGAGATCTGCCAAGCAATGTCGTTGCCGCCGACCCTCCGCTCGGTGGCTCAGTGCCCCCGGGTGAATGGCACCAATACGGGCGAACCCCCTTCGGCCAGCGTTATTCGCCGCTCGACCAGATCACGCTTGACAATGTCGCCAATCTGAGGGTCGCCTGGCAATACCAGACCGGCGACGTCAAACGACCGGAGGATGTCGGCGAGACGACCTATCAGGTCACGCCGCTCAAGGTGAAGGATACGCTCTATGCCTGCACGCCGCACAATTGGGCGATCGCCCTCGACGCGGCGACCGGCGAGGAAAAATGGAAGTATGATTCCAACTCGGGCATGAACCCCGACCGGCAGCACCAGACCTGCCGCGGCGTCACCTATTGGTCCGATCCCACCGCAGCGCCCGGCAGCCCCTGCGCCGAGCGGGTCTATCTGCCAACCTCCGATGCGCGCCTGATCGCCCTCGACGCGACAAACGGCTCCGTCTGCACCAGCTTTGCCGACAACGGCGTGCTGAAGCTCGAAACGGGCATGAAGTACAACCCCGCCGGCTACTATTATTCGACGTCCCCGCCGGTGGCGGTCGCCGGCAAGCTCATCATCGGCGGCGCAGTCAACGACAACTATTCGACCCAGGAACAATCCGGCGTCATCCGCGCCTTCGACATCAACACCGGCGCGCTGATCTGGAACTGGGACAGCGGCAACCCGGATGTGACGACGCCTCTTCCCGAGGGTCAGACCTACACCACCAACTCGCCGAACAGTTGGTCGGTCTTCAGCTATGACGAAGCCCTCGGCCTCGTCTACATTCCGATGGGCAACCAGGTGCCGGACCAACTCGGCATGGGCCGGAGCGAGCACGTCGAGAAATATTCCTCCTCGATCGTCGCGCTCGACATCAACTCGGGCGCAGTGCGCTGGGTGCGCCAGACCGTGCATCACGATCTCTGGGACATGGATGTGCCAGCGCAACCGGCCCTGCTCGACATCACCAAGGAAGACGGCACGGTCGTGCCGGCGCTGGTCGGACCGACGAAACAGGGCGACATCTACGTGCTCGACCGCAGAAGCGGCGAGCCGATCATCCCGGTCGAGGAAGTCCAGGCGCCGGGCGGGGCGATCCGCGAGGATTTCACGGCGCCGACCCAACCGGTCTCCGGCCTCACCTTCATGCCCGCACCGCTGCGGGAGAAGGATATGTGGGGCGTCACGCTCTTCGACCAGCTTGCGTGCCGCATCGAGTTCCGGTCGCTGAAATATGAGGGGCGCTACACGCCGCCGTCGCTCGAAGGCACTCTGGTCTATCCTGGCAACTTCGGCACCTTCAATTGGGGTTCCGTTGCGGTCGATCCGGAACGGCAGGTGATGTTCGGCATGCCGACCTATCTCGCCTTCACCTCGCGTCTCGTGCCCCGCGATCAGGTCCCGCCGAAGGGCCAGGACGAGAAAGGTTCGGAACAGGGCCTCAACCGCAACGATGGAGCGCCCTATGGCGTCTTCATGGGCCCCTTCCTCGGACCGCTCGGCATTCCCTGCCAGGCGCCGCCATGGGGCTATGTCGCCGGCGCGGATCTTCGAGCCGGCAAGATCGCCTACAAGCACAAGAACGGCACCGTCGAGGACATGACGCCATTACCGCTGCCGTTCAAGGTGGGCGTACCCGGCATCGGCGGGCCTATGATCACCAAGGGCGGCGTTGCCTTCCTGGGCGCTGCGGTCGACGACTATCTGCGCGCCTATGATCTGACGACCGGCCGACAGCTCTGGGAAGCGCGCCTGCCCGCCGGTGGCCAGTCGACGCCGATGAGCTATGCGGTGGGCGACAAGCAATATGTGCTGATCGTCGCCGGCGGCCACGGCTCGGTCGGCACGAAGCCCGGCGATTACATCATCGCCTACACCCTGCCGTGA
- a CDS encoding protein adenylyltransferase SelO — MNYVPPSPTGNTEAFAFDNSYARLPQQFFARVEPTPVAEPWLIKLNKPLAEELGLDVAALERDGAQIFSGNRVPDGAEPLAMAYAGHQFGTFVPQLGDGRAILIGEVIDRNGKRRDIQLKGPGQTPFSRRGDGRAALGPVLREYIASEAMFALGIPTTRALAAVVTGQPVYREQILPGAIVTRVAASHMRVGTFQFFAARGDMASVKILADYAIDRHYPEIKDEERPYLAFFKAVNARQAELIARWLHVGFIHGVMNTDNMTISGETIDFGPCAFMDAYDPKKVFSSIDQIGRYAYASQPAIGQWNLARLAETLVPLFDDNADTAVELANDALGEYGAIFQRHWLDGMRAKIGLATSEEGDLDLVQSLLTAMHKSEADFTLTFRRLCESARDPAADALLGSSFASAATIEPWLQDWRQRLGRETMTPKERAAAMKTVNPAYIPRNHRIEKAIAAATEEADFSLFEALVDVTAKPYEDQPRFAAYQEPPKPEEEVQRTFCGT, encoded by the coding sequence ATGAACTACGTTCCCCCCTCACCGACCGGAAACACCGAAGCCTTCGCCTTCGACAATAGCTATGCGCGCCTGCCGCAGCAGTTCTTCGCGCGCGTCGAGCCCACCCCTGTCGCCGAACCCTGGCTGATCAAGCTCAACAAGCCGCTCGCCGAGGAGCTCGGGCTCGATGTGGCCGCACTCGAGCGCGACGGTGCGCAGATCTTCTCGGGCAATCGCGTGCCTGATGGCGCCGAACCGCTCGCCATGGCCTATGCCGGTCACCAGTTCGGAACCTTCGTGCCGCAACTTGGCGACGGCCGGGCGATCCTCATCGGCGAAGTGATCGATCGCAACGGAAAGCGGCGCGACATTCAGCTGAAAGGGCCGGGACAGACACCGTTTTCGCGCCGCGGCGACGGGCGTGCGGCTCTCGGTCCGGTGCTGCGTGAATACATCGCCAGCGAAGCGATGTTTGCGCTCGGCATCCCCACGACGCGGGCGCTTGCTGCCGTCGTCACCGGCCAGCCGGTCTATCGCGAGCAGATCCTGCCCGGCGCCATCGTCACGCGCGTCGCCGCCAGCCACATGCGCGTCGGCACCTTCCAGTTCTTCGCCGCGCGCGGCGACATGGCCTCGGTGAAGATTCTCGCCGACTACGCGATCGACCGGCACTATCCCGAGATCAAGGACGAGGAGCGGCCTTATCTCGCCTTCTTCAAGGCGGTGAACGCGCGTCAGGCGGAACTGATCGCCCGCTGGCTGCATGTCGGCTTCATTCATGGGGTGATGAACACCGACAACATGACGATATCCGGCGAGACGATCGACTTCGGCCCCTGCGCCTTCATGGATGCCTACGATCCCAAGAAGGTGTTCTCGTCGATCGACCAGATCGGCCGCTATGCCTATGCGAGCCAACCCGCGATCGGCCAATGGAACCTCGCCCGCCTGGCCGAGACCCTGGTGCCGCTCTTCGATGATAACGCGGATACGGCGGTTGAACTGGCCAACGATGCGCTCGGCGAATACGGCGCAATCTTCCAGCGCCATTGGCTGGACGGCATGCGGGCCAAGATCGGGCTGGCCACGAGCGAAGAAGGCGATCTCGACCTTGTGCAATCGCTACTGACCGCCATGCACAAAAGCGAAGCCGACTTTACCCTGACCTTCCGCCGGCTCTGCGAGAGCGCACGCGATCCCGCAGCCGACGCGCTGCTGGGCTCTTCGTTCGCCTCCGCCGCGACGATTGAGCCATGGCTTCAGGACTGGCGTCAACGGCTTGGCCGTGAAACGATGACGCCCAAAGAGCGCGCGGCGGCGATGAAGACCGTGAACCCCGCCTACATCCCCCGCAATCACCGCATCGAAAAGGCGATCGCGGCAGCGACCGAGGAGGCCGACTTTTCGCTGTTCGAGGCGCTGGTTGACGTGACCGCGAAGCCTTACGAGGATCAGCCGCGTTTTGCCGCCTACCAGGAGCCACCGAAACCCGAAGAGGAAGTGCAGCGAACCTTCTGCGGCACGTGA
- a CDS encoding MerR family transcriptional regulator, with amino-acid sequence MYSIGDLSRRTGVKIPTIRYYEQMGLIAAPERSEGNQRRYEKSELERLAFIRHARDLGLSIDSIRDLLALSQHPERPCGEADRIASEHLATVREKIARLRKLEQELERIVACDGNHTVGDCYVIRALADHSMCESEH; translated from the coding sequence ATGTATTCCATTGGCGATCTCTCCCGGCGCACCGGCGTCAAGATTCCGACGATCCGCTATTACGAGCAGATGGGGCTGATCGCGGCGCCCGAACGCTCCGAAGGCAACCAGCGGCGCTACGAGAAAAGCGAACTCGAGCGGCTGGCATTCATCCGTCACGCGCGCGACCTCGGCCTGTCGATCGATTCGATCCGCGACCTGCTCGCCCTCAGCCAGCATCCGGAGCGTCCCTGCGGCGAGGCCGACCGGATCGCCAGCGAGCACCTGGCGACCGTTCGCGAAAAGATCGCCAGGCTGAGAAAGCTGGAGCAGGAACTGGAGCGCATCGTCGCCTGCGACGGCAATCACACGGTGGGTGACTGCTATGTGATCCGGGCCCTGGCCGACCACTCCATGTGCGAGAGCGAACACTGA
- a CDS encoding TetR/AcrR family transcriptional regulator: protein MRKGEETRARILDTAEAAVLAKGFGATSIDELIAEIGITKSGFFYHFRDKNELARALLERYIENDERIYDEIFGRAHQLADDPLQALLLGLKLLSETLSDLPNGHPGCLVAVMCTQERAFDREIQEINRQAALMWRRRFGAMFEEIMRVYRPREPLDVDQLADMVSTVLEGGIILSKALKQPESLPQQLLVLRSFVRLLFQPAV, encoded by the coding sequence ATGCGAAAGGGTGAGGAAACGCGAGCGAGAATCCTCGACACCGCTGAGGCCGCGGTGCTGGCGAAGGGGTTCGGCGCGACCTCGATCGACGAACTGATCGCCGAGATCGGCATTACCAAGAGCGGCTTCTTCTACCATTTCCGGGACAAGAATGAACTCGCCCGGGCGCTGCTCGAACGCTACATCGAGAACGACGAGCGCATCTACGACGAAATCTTTGGTCGGGCTCATCAATTGGCCGATGATCCGCTGCAGGCTCTTCTGCTCGGCCTGAAGCTGCTGTCCGAAACTCTGTCTGATTTGCCGAACGGCCATCCAGGTTGCCTGGTCGCAGTCATGTGCACCCAGGAGCGGGCCTTCGATCGCGAGATCCAGGAAATCAACCGGCAGGCGGCGCTGATGTGGCGCCGGCGCTTCGGTGCGATGTTCGAGGAGATCATGCGCGTCTATCGGCCGCGCGAGCCGCTGGACGTCGACCAGCTCGCCGATATGGTTTCGACCGTGCTCGAAGGCGGCATCATCCTGTCGAAGGCGCTGAAGCAGCCCGAAAGCCTGCCGCAGCAGTTGCTCGTGCTTCGGTCCTTCGTCCGGCTGCTGTTCCAGCCGGCGGTGTGA
- a CDS encoding alpha/beta fold hydrolase produces the protein MTTKNGFVSETGSLRAGPFDLGYTIEGSGMPLLVIGSAIYYPRTFSKALREKLRLVFVDHRGFAPARGEYASGDIGFETVLADIDRLRAHLGLERFAILGHSGHGYMALEYAKRHPGHISHLVMVGTGPSHSARHMAVADRIWEETVSPERKATFEREMAALGADIAARPEERFKSLLIRLGAKSWHQPDFDAAPLWLDVTVNNAVFDHLWGEVFRDIDIRKGLNALTAPVLLALGRSDYLVAPASTWDEYRGDFADLTVRTFEESGHTPQLEESDHFDEVLLSFLGKDPG, from the coding sequence ATGACTACGAAAAACGGATTTGTTTCCGAAACCGGAAGCCTTCGCGCCGGTCCCTTCGACCTTGGCTATACGATCGAAGGCAGCGGCATGCCGCTGCTCGTCATCGGCAGCGCCATCTACTATCCGCGCACCTTCTCCAAGGCGCTTCGCGAAAAGCTGCGCCTGGTCTTCGTCGACCATCGCGGTTTCGCACCGGCCCGGGGCGAATATGCCTCTGGCGACATCGGCTTCGAGACGGTGCTTGCCGACATCGACCGGCTGCGCGCGCATCTCGGTCTCGAGCGCTTTGCGATCCTCGGCCATTCCGGCCATGGCTACATGGCGCTCGAATATGCCAAGCGGCATCCGGGGCACATCAGCCATCTTGTTATGGTCGGTACCGGCCCGAGCCATTCTGCCCGCCATATGGCCGTCGCCGACCGGATCTGGGAGGAGACCGTATCGCCTGAGCGCAAGGCAACCTTCGAGCGGGAGATGGCCGCGCTTGGCGCGGACATAGCAGCCCGGCCGGAGGAGCGCTTCAAATCGCTGCTGATCCGGCTTGGCGCCAAGAGCTGGCATCAGCCGGACTTCGATGCCGCGCCGCTTTGGCTTGATGTCACGGTCAACAACGCTGTCTTCGACCATCTCTGGGGCGAGGTCTTTCGCGATATCGATATCCGCAAGGGGTTGAACGCGCTGACGGCGCCCGTGCTGTTGGCCCTTGGCCGATCGGACTATCTCGTTGCTCCAGCCTCCACCTGGGACGAGTACCGGGGGGACTTCGCTGACCTGACGGTGCGAACCTTCGAGGAGAGCGGGCATACGCCGCAACTGGAAGAAAGCGATCACTTCGACGAGGTGCTGCTCTCGTTCCTCGGCAAGGACCCCGGCTAG
- a CDS encoding GNAT family N-acetyltransferase, with the protein MLQTAIPTLHPVPSTRPPMVTIRCAKQRDLPELRDMIAELSAQHGDAAPITPEQLERDLFGRTPWITALVAEAGNRLIGYAILVPIYRAAEGARGMELHHLFVRPESRGTGIGRHLVAKAREQAKMAGCDFLSVSAATGNFQAHHFYESERFVPRPVTGMRYMQKLG; encoded by the coding sequence ATGCTACAGACCGCCATCCCTACCCTTCACCCTGTCCCGTCGACACGACCGCCGATGGTCACGATCCGTTGCGCCAAGCAGCGTGACCTGCCGGAACTGCGCGACATGATCGCCGAGCTTTCCGCCCAACACGGCGACGCCGCGCCGATCACACCGGAACAGCTTGAGCGCGACCTCTTCGGCCGCACGCCCTGGATCACCGCGCTCGTTGCCGAGGCCGGCAACCGACTGATCGGCTACGCGATCCTGGTGCCGATCTACCGGGCCGCCGAAGGCGCGCGTGGCATGGAACTGCATCATCTCTTCGTTCGCCCTGAAAGCCGCGGCACCGGCATTGGCCGCCATCTGGTTGCCAAGGCGCGCGAGCAGGCGAAGATGGCCGGCTGCGACTTCCTTTCGGTCAGCGCCGCCACGGGCAATTTTCAGGCGCATCATTTCTACGAATCCGAGCGCTTCGTGCCTCGTCCGGTGACGGGCATGCGCTATATGCAGAAGCTTGGATGA
- a CDS encoding nitroreductase family protein, which yields MRPHETVPYDQWIERTPEEMATRAADFYEEINRRRTTRFFSDRAVPREVIETCLKSAGTAPSGANHQPWHFTVIESAAIKAKVRSAAEEEERIFYRDKAPQEWLDALAPLGTDDDKPFLETAPYLIVIFSQKRGGPRPGDLKKNYYINESVGIATGILITALHHAGLATLTHTPAPMNFLNEICGRPESEKPFLILVVGYPAPDATVPVAGKVKKPLDQISNWL from the coding sequence ATGCGCCCACACGAAACCGTGCCCTATGATCAGTGGATCGAGCGCACCCCCGAGGAGATGGCGACGCGCGCCGCCGATTTCTACGAAGAGATCAACCGCCGCCGGACCACGCGCTTTTTCAGCGATCGCGCCGTGCCGCGGGAGGTCATCGAAACCTGTCTGAAGTCGGCCGGCACGGCACCGAGCGGCGCCAATCATCAACCCTGGCACTTCACGGTCATCGAGAGTGCCGCGATCAAGGCCAAGGTCCGCAGCGCGGCGGAAGAGGAGGAGCGCATCTTCTATCGGGATAAGGCACCGCAGGAATGGCTCGACGCACTGGCCCCGCTCGGTACCGATGATGACAAGCCCTTCCTGGAGACCGCTCCCTATCTGATCGTCATCTTCTCGCAAAAGCGCGGCGGCCCCAGACCGGGCGACCTGAAGAAGAACTACTACATCAACGAGAGCGTCGGCATCGCCACCGGCATCCTGATCACGGCGCTGCACCATGCCGGGCTTGCGACGCTTACCCATACGCCGGCGCCGATGAATTTCCTCAACGAGATCTGCGGCAGACCCGAAAGCGAAAAGCCGTTCCTGATCCTGGTTGTCGGCTATCCCGCGCCGGATGCGACCGTCCCGGTCGCCGGCAAAGTAAAAAAACCGCTCGATCAAATCTCGAACTGGCTCTAA
- a CDS encoding homocysteine S-methyltransferase family protein has protein sequence MAKYRRSLPLLKGGLFLSDGGMETTLIFHEGVTLPHFAAFVMLSTADGRRRLLSYYARYLAIAQQHGTGFVLDTPTWRASSDWGVKLGYNDEALTVTNQNAIYMLTELRGEYERPQAPIVLSGAIGPRGDGYRLGRMVPDEAEDYHSPQVSAFAASDADMVSAYTLTSVDEAIGIVRAAQSHGMPCAISFTVETDGRLPDGRSLQSAIETVDAETGGYPHYYMINCAHPAHFETSLDGRSPWTDRIAGIRANASMMSHAELDNSETLDAGDPADLGRRYRTLTTHLPRLRILGGCCGTDHRHIAAICEACLPPTALSA, from the coding sequence ATGGCCAAATACCGACGGAGCCTGCCGCTCTTGAAGGGTGGACTCTTCCTAAGCGACGGCGGCATGGAGACGACGCTGATCTTCCACGAGGGCGTCACGCTTCCGCATTTCGCAGCCTTCGTAATGCTTTCCACGGCCGACGGACGGCGTCGGCTGCTGAGCTACTATGCACGCTACCTCGCGATCGCTCAGCAACACGGCACCGGCTTCGTACTCGACACGCCCACATGGCGTGCGAGTTCGGATTGGGGCGTAAAGCTCGGCTACAACGACGAGGCACTGACCGTCACGAACCAGAACGCAATCTACATGCTCACGGAACTGCGCGGCGAGTATGAGCGGCCGCAGGCGCCGATCGTGCTCAGCGGAGCGATCGGACCGCGTGGCGACGGCTATCGCTTGGGCCGGATGGTGCCCGACGAGGCCGAGGACTATCATTCGCCGCAGGTCTCAGCCTTCGCCGCCAGTGATGCGGACATGGTGAGCGCCTATACGCTGACCAGCGTTGACGAAGCGATCGGCATTGTCCGTGCGGCCCAGAGCCATGGCATGCCCTGCGCCATCTCCTTCACGGTGGAGACAGATGGCCGGCTGCCGGATGGCCGCAGCCTCCAGTCCGCGATCGAGACCGTCGACGCGGAGACCGGCGGCTACCCGCATTACTACATGATCAACTGCGCCCATCCCGCTCATTTCGAGACGAGCCTGGACGGCCGCAGTCCATGGACTGATCGCATTGCCGGTATCCGGGCCAACGCCTCGATGATGAGCCACGCCGAACTCGACAATAGCGAAACGCTCGATGCCGGCGACCCCGCCGACCTCGGGCGGCGGTACAGAACACTGACGACGCATTTGCCACGATTGCGCATCCTCGGTGGCTGCTGCGGCACCGATCATCGCCATATCGCGGCAATCTGCGAGGCCTGCCTTCCTCCGACGGCGCTGAGCGCCTGA